The DNA segment ATGAGGGAAAAGGTGAAAACCCTAGTCACCTGTTCGAACGACAATGGATTTCACGTCAATTTGGCCAGCCGGGACAGGGTCTCGTCGGCCTCGCTGACCAGGTCGGACATCACTGCGGCCACCGGGCGGACCGCGTTCATCCGGCCCACGATCTGGCCGACCGGCATCGGGACGACCGACGGGTCGCCGGACTGCATGAGGCGTTCGTGAGCGGGCGAGACCAGCAGGTTCTGCAGCGGCATCGGCAGGGGCGCGGGAGCGGCGGCGTCCTCCCAGGCGGAGGTCCAGCGGTTGCGGAGCAGGCGCGCGGGCTTGCCCGTGTAGATCCGGGTACGGACGGTGTCGCTCGACGACGCCTGCAGAAGTGCGTCCCGCAGGGCCGTCGTGGTCTGGTACTCGGCGGTTCCGAGCCAGACCGATCCCATCCACACGCCGCGGGCGCCGAGCGCGAGGGCCGCCGCGATCTGCCGGCCGCTGCCGATGCCACCGGCCGCGAGGACCGGTACGCCGGACCCGGCCGCGTCGACGACCTCCGGCACGAGCACCATGCTGGCGATCTCACCGGTGTGGCCGCCCGCCTCGTACCCCTGGGCGACCACGATGTCGACGCCGCCGGCGATGTGGCTGCGCGCGTGATCGGCCCGGCCGGCGAGCGCCGCGACGAGCAGGCCGTGCGCGTGGGCCTGCTCGATCACGTCGGGCGGGGGCGGGCCGAGCGCGTTCGCGATGAGGCGGGGCTGGTGGGTGAGGGCGACTTCGACATGGGCACGGGCGACCGAGTGCAGCCAGCCGAGAACGCCCGGGTTCGAGGAGCCGAGGGGTGGCACGCCGAGACGCACCAGGGTCCGCTCGACGAAGTCACGGTGCCCTTCGGGGATCAGTCTTCCGAGATCCGACGGGGTGCCCTCGGCCGGGACGCGGCCCGGCATGACGACGTCCACCCCGTACGGCCGGCCGTCCACCGCCGAGTCCAGCCAGGTGAGCACACGGTCGAGTTCGTCGGCTTCGTTGAAACGGACGCAGCCCAGCACGCCGAGCCCGCCGGCCCGGCTGATGGCCGCGACGACGTGCTCGGACGGGCTGAACCCGACGATCGGGACGTCGATGCCGAGCAGCTCACACAGGTCAGTCCGCACTGATCTTCCCCCGGGCGTATTCGTGGGCCCACCGGTAGTCGGCCTTGCCGCTGATCGTGCGGCGGATGCCGTCCACGAGCCAGACGTCACGCGGCACCTTGTATCCGGCGAGGCGTCGTCTGACGTGACCGTCCAGTTCGTCGAGATCCACCCGTATATCGGGGCGGGGTTGAACGAGAGCGACCACCCGCTGGCCGAGCAGATCGTCGGCGGCCCCGATGACGAGGGCGTCGAAGACGCCCGGATGCGCTTTCAGAGCACCCTCGACCTCCTCGGGGAACACCTTCTCGCCGCCGGTGTTCACGCACGTGTTGCCGCGGCCGAGGAGCGTGATCGTGCCGTCCTCCTCGAGCCGCGCGAAGTCGCCGGGGATCGCGTATCGCTTGCCGTCGACGTCGGTGAGCAGGGCTTTCGTCTTCTCCGGATCCTTGTAGTAGCCGAGTGGCACATGCCCGCCGCGGGCCAGCCTGCCGACCACCCCGACCGGTGCCGTCCGGCCGTACTCGTCGATCACGATGGTGTCCGGGCCCGGCATGACCCGGGGTCCGTCGACGGCACCGCCCTCCACGTCGGCGACGATGCCGAGGCCCGCGAAACCGGTCTCCGACGAGCCGATCGCGTCGGTGACCATGACGTTCGGCAGGGCGTCGAGGTACTGCCGTTTCACCGAGGGGGAGAAGAGCGCGGCACTCGACGAGATCGCCACCAGCGAGGAGCCGTCGTGTCGGCCGGACAGGTACGCCTCGATGATCGGCCGGGCCATCGCGTCGCCGATCAGCACGACCACGTTGACCTGGCGGCGTTCGATGGTCCGCCACACCTCCTCCGGGTCGAAGTGCGACTGCGGCAGCACCACGACGGTGTCACCGGAGAAGAGGGCGGCGAGCGCTGCCCACTGTGCGTTGCCGTGGATGAGCGGCGCCAGGCAGAGCCGGGTCATCGGCGGCATCTCGCGTTTGCTCTGCTCCCATTCGTCGGCGAGCGGCACACCGGACATGAAGTCGATGCCGCCGCCGAGGACCCGCCAGACGTCCTCGTGGCGCCAGATCACGCCTTTCGGATATCCGGTGGTCCCGCCGGTGTAGAGCAGGTAGATGTCGTCGCCGGACCGTTCGCCGAAGTCCCTGTCCGAGCTTTCGTGCGAGTAGTCCGTGATTCCCAGTTGGACCAGGACGCCGGGCGCCCTCACCTGAGCGACCTTGTCGGAGAAGACCGGGTCGTGGATCAACGCGGTCAGCTCCGCGTCATCGAAGAGATATTGCAACTCGTTCTCGACGTACCGGTAGTTGACGTTGACGACCACGGCGCGGAGTTTGTACACGGCGATCATGGCCACCACGGCCTCGATCGAGTTGCCCGCGTAAAGACCGACGTGGGCGCCCTTGCCCACTCCTCGATGGTGCAGGAAATGGGCCAGACGGTTGGCGGTCTCCTCCAGCTCCGCGTAGGTCAGCTCACGCTCGCCGCAGGCCACCGCGACACGGTCGGGAAAGGCGTCGACCGCGTGCTCGATCAGGTCCGCTATATTGGCCGCCATCATCAGAAAGTAGAACGTGTTACTGTTCCAAGCAAGCCCGGGAGGCCGAGATGGACGCCCTTGTCGAGCAGCGTGGACCGATACTGATCGTCACGATGAACCGGCCCGCGGTGCGCAACGCGCTCTCCGCCGAGATGATGGCCGTGATGCGCGACGCCTGGGACCGGGTGGACGGCGACGCCGAGATCAGAGTGGCGATCCTGACCGGTGCGGGTGGTTCCTTCTGTGCCGGCGCCGACCTCAAGGCGATGACGGAGTCGCATCCCAGCGAGGGGATGAACGGGCGAGACCTCTCCAGGATCGACGCCCTCCTCAAAGGCCGCCGTCTCACGAAACCCCTGATCGCCGCCGTCGAGGGCCCGGCCGTCGCCGGCGGCACCGAGATCCTGCAGGCGACCGACATCAGGGTGGCCGGGGAGGGCGCCCGGTTCGGCGTCTCGGAAGCGCGGTGGGGGCTGTTCCCGCTGGGCGGGTCGGCGGTGCGGCTGCCGCGCCAGATCCCGTACACCCTGGCTGTCGATCTTCTCGTGACCGGCCGGCACCTGACCGCTGCCGAAGCCCTCGCCGCCGGTCTCATCGGTCACGTGGTGCCGGACGGCGCCGCGCTGGACAGGGCACTGGAGGTCGCCGGCATGATCGCTGCGAACGGCCCGCTCGCCGTCCAGGCCATCCTGCGCACCATCCGGGAGACCGAGGGCATGCCGGAGAACGACGCGTTCGCCATCGAGTCCAAGATCGGCATGCAGGTCTTCACCAGCGACGACGCGAAGGAGGGTCCGCGGGCGTTCATCGAGAAGCGCAAGCCGGAATTCAAGGGAAGGTGAGGGCGGTATCCGGCATCGTGATCACGGCTCGGCCGGTGAGGGCGCCGGTGGCGAGCCGTTCGTAGGCGGTCGCCATCTCGTCGAAGCCGAACTCCTGCACCTCGTTGCGGATGAGTCCGGCGCGGGCGAGCGCGAGCACCTCCCGTACGTCGGTGATCGAAGAACCTTGGAAGGTGAAGACCTCGCCATCGCGGGGGAGCGCGCCGAACCATGGTTTGGCGAGCGTGCCGCCGGCTGAGCCGATCAGGCCGAACGCGCCGCCGGGCCGAACCGTGCGGAGGCCGGAAGTGATCGTGTCGCCGGAGCCGACGAAGTCGAGTACGACGTGGGCGCGCAGGCGCGGTATCGACTCCTCGGCCGCATGCGCGCCGACCGAGATCGCATAGTCGCGGCGGGCCTGGAGTGGATCGACGGCGATGACCGTGGCGGCGGTGAGCGCACGCAGGAACTGGACGGCGAACGCGCCCAGGCCGCCCGCGCCGATCACCACGACCGTGCCGCCGGGCGGGATGCGGGGCAGGGCGCGGCGGACCGCGTGGTACGCCGTCGCGCCGGCGTCGGTCAGCGGTCCGGCTGTCCGGGGGTCGAGATCGCCGAGGGGTAGGAGGTCACGGGGTGCAGGGGCGAGGACGTACGCGGCGAGACCGCCGTCGCGCCCGAACCCGCGCCCGCTCAGGCCGGCCGGGCAGTTGTTGTCCTGTCCGCGCAGGCAGAAGTCGCAGCTCCCGCACGATGACGTGCTCACCAGCGCGACCGCCTCGCCCGGAGTGACCCCCTCGACGCCCTCACCGAGCGCCGCGACCCGGCCGGCGGTCTCGTGACCGAGGGTGAACGGCATCTGCCAGCCCATCTTCTCCCCGGCGGCCTGCGGGACGGCCGGCATGGTGAGGTCGGAGCGGCACAGCCCGCAGCCGGCCACCCTGATCAGAATCTGCCCCGGACCGGGTTCCGGCACCGGGACCGTGGTCACTTCCGGCGGTGAGCCCCAGCCGGTCATCCGATAGGCGTGCATCGACTCCACGTGGAACACGTTATCGCACATCGAGCTGCGAAGATTGCCATAAGTTAGAACAAGTTCTAGTGTCTACGGGGTGTTGACGAAGCCGTTCGCGGACGCGATCCGGACCGCCGAGCAGATCATCACCAGCGCGCCGCACGTGAGCGGCGAGCAGGATCTCGCCGAGGGCTACGACTATCTGGCCGGCAGCATCCGCGGGGCGCTGCAGATGGCCTGGGCCTACGAGAGGGACTTCCCCTATTTCGTACGCTCGACCGGCCCGTACACGAAGATGGGCCTCGACAATCCCGACACCCTGTATTTCCACTCATGGCTGCGCGGCGATGCGGAATACGTCGTGACCGGCGTTCGCGGATCCACGGCGGACCTCAGTTTCCAGATCCTCGACGGCGACTATTCGCCGGTCGACGTGCCGGGCAGTCTCGCCGCTTTCGACGACCGCGAACTGGAGATCGGGCCGGACGGCGCTTTCACGCTGAGAATCGGCCCGGCGCCGCGAGGCGCCATGCTCGTGGTGCGGGAGGTCTTCAGCGATTGGGCGAATGAACGACCCGGAATGCTGCGCATCGAACGCGCCGGCCACGCCGGTTCCGCACCGCCGCCGATCACCCTCGACAAGGCCACCAAACGGTACGGCGTGGCCGGCAAGATTCTGATCAGCCGGATCCGCACATTCCTCGCCTTCGCCGAACGGTTCTATCTCGGGCTGCCGGTGAACACGCTCACGGCGCCGCGGGCCACCCCCGGCGGTCTGGCGACGCAGTTCTCGTCGGTCGGCCACTACGACCTCGCCGAGGACCAGGCCATGGTGGTGACGGTTCCCGCCTCCGACGCGCCCTATCAGGGAATTCAGCTCGGCAGCATGTGGTACGTCTCGCTCGACTACATCAACCACCAGACCAGCCTCACCCGGGATCAGGCGGTCACCGACCCGGACGGGATGATCCGGTTCGTCATCAGTGAGCGGAATCCGGGCGTCGCGAACTGGCTGGAACGCGCCGGTCACCGGCGCGGCTACGTGCAGCTGCGATGGCAGCGCCTGTCCCGGGAACTGACCGCCGAGGACGGCCCCCGGGTGGACATCGTCGGCGTCGACGACCTGCCGAAACAATTGCCGTTCCACACACCGGTCAGCGACGAGGAATGGCGGCTGCGGATCGCCGCCCGGCAGGCGGCCACCGCCGCGCGAATGCTCGGGTGACATCGATGCTCACCGGCAAGGTAGTGCTGGTCGCCGGCGTCGGTCCCGGGCTGGGACAGGAGATCGCCGTCCGGGCGGCCCGCGCCGGCGCTGACGTCGTCCTCGCCGCCCGGACCGGGTCGTTCCTCGCCGAGGTGGCCGGCAAGGTGACCGCCGCGGGCCGCAGGGCGCTCGCCGTCCCCACCGACCTCGGCGACGCGGCGGCCACGGAACGGCTGGTCGCAGCGGCGCTGGAGGAGTTCGGCACCGTCGACGCGCTGGTGCACAACGCGTTCGCGATGCCGCCGATGCGCAGCGTCAACAAGGTGGATCTCGCCGACGTGGCGGATTCCTTCGAGCTCAACGTCCTCGCCGCGCTGCGCGTGATCCGTTCGCTGACCCCGGCTCTGATCGCCTCCCGCGGCTCGATAGTCGTCGTCAACTCGGCGGTGCTGCGGCATTCCCGGAAACCGTTCGGGCCGTACAAGATGGTGAAGGCCGCCCTTCTCGCCGCCACCCAGAATCTCGCCAGTGAGCTGGGGCCGTCCGGCGTGCGGGTCAATTCGGTCGCGCCCGGCTGGATCTGGGCGGACACGCTGCGATCCTGGTTCGGCTATCTGGCGGCCCAGCGCGGTGTTCCGGCGCAGGAGATCTACGACGAGACGGCTGCCACCACCGATCTGCGGCGGCTGCCGGAACCCGCCGAGGTGGCCGACGCGATCCTGTTCCTGGCGTCCGATCTGGCCCGCGGAATCACCGGGCAGTGCCTCGACGTGAACTGCGGGGAGTTCCACCGGTGACCGCCACCGGCCGTACCGATGTCGGGACCGTCGACGACCTGCACGACTCCGCGACCCGGATGACCGGGCTCGACGACTTCGGCGATCCGGATCACCTCGACGGACTCCGGGTGCTCCTCTCCTCGTACAAGGAAGAAGCGGCATTGACCCCCGCCGGGAGCAAGCAGACCCGGATGCTGTTGCGCGGTGCTCTCGTCTCGCGGCTGCTGAGCGAGGCGGCGTGGAAGCAGTACCCGGCTCGCGCGCCGATCGAGCGGCCGATATTCGTGACCGGGCTGCCGCGAACCGGGACGACGGCATTGCACCGGCTGCTCGCCGCCGATCCGGCACATCAGGGGCTGGAATTGTGGCTCACCGAGGTTCCGCAGCCGCGTCCGCCGCGCGCGACGTGGGATGCGCATCCGGTCTACGCGATGCTGCGCGACGCCTATCGGGAGCATTCCGAATTCGACGGCGTGCACCATCTCGGGCCCGATCAGGTGGAGGAGTGCTGGCGGCTGCTCTGCCAATCGATGAGATCGGTGTCGTTCGAGTGCACGGCGTACATCCCGGCCTATTCGGCGTGGCTCTCCGAGCAGGACTGGACCGGCGCCTATCGCCGGCACCGCCGCAATCTGGAATTGATCGGTCTCGACGATCCCGGCCGCCGCTGGGTGCTGAAGAATCCGAGTCACCTGTTCGCGCTCGATGCGCTGCTCGCCGTCTACCC comes from the Actinoplanes sp. OR16 genome and includes:
- a CDS encoding nitronate monooxygenase family protein encodes the protein MRTDLCELLGIDVPIVGFSPSEHVVAAISRAGGLGVLGCVRFNEADELDRVLTWLDSAVDGRPYGVDVVMPGRVPAEGTPSDLGRLIPEGHRDFVERTLVRLGVPPLGSSNPGVLGWLHSVARAHVEVALTHQPRLIANALGPPPPDVIEQAHAHGLLVAALAGRADHARSHIAGGVDIVVAQGYEAGGHTGEIASMVLVPEVVDAAGSGVPVLAAGGIGSGRQIAAALALGARGVWMGSVWLGTAEYQTTTALRDALLQASSSDTVRTRIYTGKPARLLRNRWTSAWEDAAAPAPLPMPLQNLLVSPAHERLMQSGDPSVVPMPVGQIVGRMNAVRPVAAVMSDLVSEADETLSRLAKLT
- a CDS encoding acyl-CoA synthetase is translated as MAANIADLIEHAVDAFPDRVAVACGERELTYAELEETANRLAHFLHHRGVGKGAHVGLYAGNSIEAVVAMIAVYKLRAVVVNVNYRYVENELQYLFDDAELTALIHDPVFSDKVAQVRAPGVLVQLGITDYSHESSDRDFGERSGDDIYLLYTGGTTGYPKGVIWRHEDVWRVLGGGIDFMSGVPLADEWEQSKREMPPMTRLCLAPLIHGNAQWAALAALFSGDTVVVLPQSHFDPEEVWRTIERRQVNVVVLIGDAMARPIIEAYLSGRHDGSSLVAISSSAALFSPSVKRQYLDALPNVMVTDAIGSSETGFAGLGIVADVEGGAVDGPRVMPGPDTIVIDEYGRTAPVGVVGRLARGGHVPLGYYKDPEKTKALLTDVDGKRYAIPGDFARLEEDGTITLLGRGNTCVNTGGEKVFPEEVEGALKAHPGVFDALVIGAADDLLGQRVVALVQPRPDIRVDLDELDGHVRRRLAGYKVPRDVWLVDGIRRTISGKADYRWAHEYARGKISAD
- a CDS encoding crotonase/enoyl-CoA hydratase family protein, which codes for MDALVEQRGPILIVTMNRPAVRNALSAEMMAVMRDAWDRVDGDAEIRVAILTGAGGSFCAGADLKAMTESHPSEGMNGRDLSRIDALLKGRRLTKPLIAAVEGPAVAGGTEILQATDIRVAGEGARFGVSEARWGLFPLGGSAVRLPRQIPYTLAVDLLVTGRHLTAAEALAAGLIGHVVPDGAALDRALEVAGMIAANGPLAVQAILRTIRETEGMPENDAFAIESKIGMQVFTSDDAKEGPRAFIEKRKPEFKGR
- a CDS encoding alcohol dehydrogenase catalytic domain-containing protein, yielding MHAYRMTGWGSPPEVTTVPVPEPGPGQILIRVAGCGLCRSDLTMPAVPQAAGEKMGWQMPFTLGHETAGRVAALGEGVEGVTPGEAVALVSTSSCGSCDFCLRGQDNNCPAGLSGRGFGRDGGLAAYVLAPAPRDLLPLGDLDPRTAGPLTDAGATAYHAVRRALPRIPPGGTVVVIGAGGLGAFAVQFLRALTAATVIAVDPLQARRDYAISVGAHAAEESIPRLRAHVVLDFVGSGDTITSGLRTVRPGGAFGLIGSAGGTLAKPWFGALPRDGEVFTFQGSSITDVREVLALARAGLIRNEVQEFGFDEMATAYERLATGALTGRAVITMPDTALTFP
- a CDS encoding SDR family oxidoreductase; this translates as MLTGKVVLVAGVGPGLGQEIAVRAARAGADVVLAARTGSFLAEVAGKVTAAGRRALAVPTDLGDAAATERLVAAALEEFGTVDALVHNAFAMPPMRSVNKVDLADVADSFELNVLAALRVIRSLTPALIASRGSIVVVNSAVLRHSRKPFGPYKMVKAALLAATQNLASELGPSGVRVNSVAPGWIWADTLRSWFGYLAAQRGVPAQEIYDETAATTDLRRLPEPAEVADAILFLASDLARGITGQCLDVNCGEFHR
- a CDS encoding sulfotransferase; amino-acid sequence: MTGLDDFGDPDHLDGLRVLLSSYKEEAALTPAGSKQTRMLLRGALVSRLLSEAAWKQYPARAPIERPIFVTGLPRTGTTALHRLLAADPAHQGLELWLTEVPQPRPPRATWDAHPVYAMLRDAYREHSEFDGVHHLGPDQVEECWRLLCQSMRSVSFECTAYIPAYSAWLSEQDWTGAYRRHRRNLELIGLDDPGRRWVLKNPSHLFALDALLAVYPDAVVIQTHRDPRAVIGSVCSLNAVASEGWSTIFSGQTLGRAQLALWSGGLRRFGEARARHDPAHFIDVDYDDFVADPLGTIAGIYQRLGLPWSDGARAAMTAVHAESQRGTRKPAHAYSLETYGLTPEEVDRAFDVSGGADFDHYRGGVARRGRGA